In the Streptomyces sp. BHT-5-2 genome, one interval contains:
- a CDS encoding MFS transporter has product MPPAPPAPPTREIWFAAWPVVALFVLSNAAMPLYALWQRQLGFSSGTLTLIYAAYMVGLLGALPVAGVASDRVGRKPVLVPALLLGLVACLVYATAPSVAALVAARLLTGVATGVAVSAGMAAVTDIAADRRIGPLLASTGMVLGAGIGPVLAGVLSETVPGPTVTVFVVEAALLITAVVAVARMPLPRRERGAGAAAAGSWVRLPAVPRANRRHLALGLAAFAPGISATSFVLSLGPSLLAGLLGTTNRALAGGMALAMFLSATGVQFVLRRRAVRTVLLVSGAATVAGTLALVTAVHTATLVPLVAAVLLAGAGQGAGQLGGLTLLSREVPAARRAEANAALNAGGYLLAGVLPVADGYLSDAIGLPAAATTFGLAVAALAAAGAALIATRGGRPRG; this is encoded by the coding sequence ATGCCGCCCGCACCACCCGCACCGCCCACCAGAGAGATCTGGTTCGCCGCCTGGCCGGTGGTCGCCCTCTTCGTCCTGTCGAACGCGGCGATGCCGCTGTACGCGCTCTGGCAGCGGCAACTCGGCTTCAGCTCGGGCACATTGACGCTGATCTACGCGGCCTACATGGTCGGACTGCTGGGCGCGCTGCCGGTGGCGGGGGTCGCCTCGGACCGCGTCGGGCGGAAGCCGGTCCTGGTGCCGGCGCTGCTCCTGGGACTCGTCGCCTGCCTCGTCTACGCCACCGCGCCCTCGGTCGCCGCGTTGGTCGCCGCCCGCCTGCTGACCGGCGTGGCCACGGGCGTCGCGGTGTCGGCCGGGATGGCGGCGGTGACGGACATCGCCGCCGACCGGCGGATCGGGCCGCTGCTGGCGTCCACCGGGATGGTCCTGGGCGCCGGGATCGGCCCCGTGCTGGCCGGGGTGCTGTCGGAGACCGTGCCCGGGCCGACCGTGACGGTCTTCGTCGTGGAGGCCGCCCTGCTGATCACGGCGGTGGTGGCGGTGGCCAGGATGCCGCTGCCGCGGCGGGAGCGCGGGGCGGGCGCCGCCGCGGCCGGCTCCTGGGTGCGGCTGCCGGCCGTGCCCCGGGCCAACCGGCGTCATCTCGCCCTCGGGCTGGCCGCGTTCGCCCCGGGCATCAGCGCCACCTCGTTCGTACTGTCGCTCGGGCCGTCGCTGCTGGCCGGTCTGCTCGGGACCACGAACCGGGCGCTGGCCGGCGGGATGGCGCTGGCGATGTTCCTGTCGGCCACCGGTGTGCAGTTCGTGCTGCGGCGGCGGGCCGTCCGCACCGTGCTGCTGGTCTCCGGGGCTGCCACCGTCGCCGGCACCCTGGCACTGGTCACCGCCGTCCACACCGCCACGCTCGTCCCGCTGGTCGCCGCGGTGCTGCTGGCCGGCGCGGGCCAGGGCGCCGGCCAGCTGGGCGGGCTGACCCTGCTGAGCCGCGAGGTCCCGGCGGCCCGCCGCGCGGAGGCCAACGCGGCCCTGAACGCCGGGGGTTACCTCCTCGCCGGCGTCCTCCCCGTCGCCGACGGCTACCTCAGCGACGCCATCGGGCTGCCGGCGGCGGCCACCACCTTCGGCCTGGCGGTCGCCGCCCTGGCCGCGGCCGGCGCGGCACTGATCGCGACCAGGGGCGGCCGGCCGCGCGGCTAG
- a CDS encoding helix-turn-helix transcriptional regulator, which yields MSAGARLDLAALQRPVPADAPEPLPEPARDALRLEVVMGALSDPLRMGIVRTLLLESEAFDHTCGWFGLDRPKSSLTHHFRTLREAGLIRQRQYGLERRSHVRIEDLETRFPGLLALVADWRE from the coding sequence GTGAGCGCTGGGGCGCGGCTGGATCTCGCCGCGCTTCAGAGGCCCGTCCCCGCCGACGCGCCCGAGCCGCTGCCGGAGCCCGCGCGGGACGCCCTGCGGCTGGAGGTCGTCATGGGTGCGCTGAGTGACCCGCTGCGGATGGGGATCGTGCGCACCCTGTTGCTGGAGTCGGAGGCTTTCGACCACACCTGCGGCTGGTTCGGCCTGGACCGCCCCAAGTCCTCGCTCACCCACCACTTCCGGACCCTGCGCGAGGCCGGGCTGATCCGCCAGCGTCAGTACGGCCTGGAGCGCCGCAGTCACGTCCGTATCGAGGACCTGGAGACCCGGTTCCCCGGCCTGCTGGCCCTGGTCGCCGACTGGCGGGAGTGA
- a CDS encoding IS110 family transposase: MIDVSEIGAFLGLDVGKSEHHATAVTPAGRKAFDKRLPNSEPKLRDVFAKLKAKHGTVLVVVDQPASIGALPLAVARDMDCPVAYLPGLTMRRIADLYPGEAKTDARDAFIIADAARSMPHTLRAVELADEAVAELEMIVGFDDDLAGEATRISNRLRGLLTQIHPSLERVLGPRMQHPAVLKLLDQCGSPAQVRKAGRRRLVNLIRPKAPRMAERLVDDIFTALDEQTVVVPGTAAAALIVPSLASSLQSVLDQRKLLATRIEELLEAHPLSKVLTSMPGIGVRTGARILIDIGDASSFPSAAHLAAYAGLAPATRSSGSSIRGEQPSRRGNKQLKRAFFLSAFAALADPVSRAYYDKKIAQGKHHTQALLCLARRRADVLFAMLRDGTFYQPQPAPTG; encoded by the coding sequence GTGATCGACGTCAGTGAGATCGGCGCCTTCCTCGGCCTGGACGTCGGCAAGAGCGAACACCACGCCACCGCCGTCACTCCGGCCGGAAGGAAGGCCTTCGACAAGCGGCTGCCCAACAGCGAACCCAAGCTCCGCGACGTGTTCGCCAAGCTGAAAGCCAAGCACGGCACCGTGCTCGTGGTCGTCGACCAGCCCGCCTCCATCGGCGCCCTGCCGCTGGCCGTGGCCCGCGACATGGACTGCCCCGTGGCTTACCTGCCGGGCCTGACGATGCGGCGGATCGCCGACCTCTACCCCGGTGAAGCCAAAACCGACGCCCGCGACGCCTTCATCATCGCGGACGCGGCCCGGTCGATGCCGCACACTCTGCGGGCCGTCGAGCTTGCCGACGAGGCAGTAGCCGAGCTGGAAATGATCGTGGGTTTCGACGACGACCTGGCCGGCGAAGCCACCCGCATCAGCAACAGACTGCGGGGACTGCTGACACAGATCCACCCGTCGCTGGAACGGGTACTGGGACCGCGAATGCAGCACCCAGCCGTGCTCAAGCTGCTCGACCAGTGCGGTTCGCCGGCCCAGGTCCGCAAGGCCGGACGGCGTCGGCTGGTGAACCTGATCCGCCCAAAGGCACCACGGATGGCGGAACGGCTCGTCGATGACATCTTCACCGCCCTGGACGAGCAGACAGTGGTCGTGCCAGGCACGGCCGCGGCCGCATTGATCGTCCCCAGCCTCGCCAGCTCGCTCCAGTCGGTACTTGACCAGCGCAAACTCCTCGCCACAAGGATCGAGGAACTGCTGGAGGCTCACCCTCTTTCCAAGGTCCTGACGTCCATGCCGGGGATCGGCGTCAGGACCGGAGCACGCATCCTCATCGACATCGGCGACGCCAGCAGCTTCCCCAGCGCCGCCCACCTCGCCGCCTACGCCGGCCTCGCCCCGGCAACCCGCAGTTCCGGGTCCTCCATCCGCGGCGAACAGCCATCGCGCAGAGGAAACAAACAGCTCAAACGCGCCTTCTTCCTCTCCGCGTTCGCCGCCCTGGCCGACCCCGTCTCCAGGGCCTACTACGACAAGAAGATCGCCCAGGGAAAACACCACACCCAAGCCCTCCTCTGCCTCGCCAGACGACGAGCCGACGTGCTCTTCGCCATGCTCCGCGACGGCACCTTCTACCAACCCCAACCAGCCCCCACGGGTTGA